A single window of Nocardia sp. NBC_01327 DNA harbors:
- a CDS encoding DUF5925 domain-containing protein: MTSTPQERLKLVGRAEPAAAALTWAMNLDDSDSPRDVIDALALSLYVSGEQPHAVSLELEHVKPDAPLCPDDARVLRTSDDDGMRATLSVGDGWTLRVIRRTNGTAVLTVCALTETLARDVLAICAADATVEPESDASQVSMGFWHSGAHGPQRRERPITAASWPEIHGNYGTDISAAMQRLMALRADDVTGRLLLLHGPPGTGKTSALRALAREWAEWCQVDCILDPEVLFSNPGYLMEVAIGVDTYDESKRRWRLLVLEDCDELIRGSAKESTGQGLSRLLNLTDGMLGQGRDVLVAITTNENLSRLHPAVIRPGRCLAQLEVGRLSPEEATAWLNRELAERPKPVVGPEGMTLAELIECRDERSRIQATPTPSTSDTVGYL, encoded by the coding sequence GTGACTTCTACGCCGCAGGAACGCCTCAAACTGGTCGGCCGCGCGGAGCCCGCGGCTGCGGCGCTCACGTGGGCGATGAATCTCGACGACTCCGATTCACCGCGCGATGTGATCGATGCGCTGGCGCTGTCGCTGTATGTCAGTGGTGAACAGCCGCACGCGGTTTCGCTGGAGCTCGAGCACGTGAAGCCCGATGCTCCGCTGTGCCCCGACGATGCGCGGGTACTGCGCACCAGTGATGACGACGGTATGCGCGCCACCCTGTCCGTGGGCGACGGCTGGACGCTGCGCGTCATCCGCCGCACCAACGGCACCGCGGTGCTCACCGTCTGCGCGCTCACCGAGACGCTGGCCCGGGATGTGCTCGCCATCTGCGCCGCCGACGCCACGGTGGAACCCGAATCCGATGCCAGCCAGGTCTCGATGGGCTTCTGGCACAGCGGGGCGCACGGCCCGCAGCGGCGCGAACGCCCCATTACCGCCGCCTCCTGGCCGGAGATCCACGGCAATTACGGCACCGATATCAGTGCGGCCATGCAGCGCCTCATGGCGTTGCGCGCCGATGATGTCACCGGCCGGCTGCTCCTGCTGCACGGTCCGCCGGGCACCGGAAAGACCTCCGCGCTGCGCGCACTGGCCCGCGAATGGGCCGAGTGGTGCCAGGTCGACTGCATCCTCGATCCGGAGGTGCTGTTCTCCAATCCGGGCTACCTCATGGAGGTGGCCATCGGCGTGGACACCTACGACGAATCCAAGCGCCGCTGGCGACTGCTGGTGCTGGAGGACTGCGACGAGCTCATTCGCGGCTCCGCGAAAGAGTCCACCGGACAGGGCCTTTCCCGCCTGCTCAATCTCACCGACGGCATGCTGGGCCAGGGCCGCGATGTGCTGGTCGCCATCACGACCAACGAAAACCTCTCCCGCCTGCACCCCGCCGTCATCCGGCCCGGCCGCTGCCTGGCCCAGCTGGAAGTAGGCCGTCTCTCGCCCGAGGAAGCCACCGCGTGGCTGAATCGCGAACTGGCAGAGCGTCCTAAGCCGGTGGTAGGCCCGGAGGGAATGACTCTCGCGGAACTGATCGAATGCCGGGACGAACGCTCTCGAATTCAAGCCACCCCGACGCCTTCGACTTCCGACACCGTCGGTTATCTGTAG